In Eublepharis macularius isolate TG4126 chromosome 4, MPM_Emac_v1.0, whole genome shotgun sequence, the following are encoded in one genomic region:
- the CCDC69 gene encoding coiled-coil domain-containing protein 69, with product MGCKGSKMGCCEARRKKQFRAQREKGKASCELSTLNVPNANAAHVHEEAEKEKAALLEKQKNEITSLQQQHHEEKESLNDAHQAETERLSLAIKIQVEKEKDLECRQQISEQCELLKREQEERLQELQKTHDQEKLLLKESYEKSQSSLQEMIDRLSSQMASFQEKMKRVEESILSRDFKKHIQAYGSPSQFWEQELESLHFVIEMKNERIHNLDKKLLNLETVMERNLLLEEKVKTLQQENEDLQERMQNHLAVARQLSDELITIREAMEKESQLKEQAYREKEELLYRVLSGDTSHTFSISTEAPLIAT from the exons AAACAATTCAGAGCTCAGCGTGAAAAGGGAAAGGCATCCTGTGAACTGTCAACCTTGAATGTCCCTAATG CAAATGCAGCCCACGTGCATgaagaagcagagaaagagaaggcagcactgctggagaagcagaAAAACGAAATCACAAGTCTCCAGCAACAACACCATGAGGAGAAAGAATCTCTGAATGATGCTCACCAAGCTGAGACTGAGAGACTCAGCCTAGCTATTAAAATCCAG GTGGAGAAGGAAAAGGATTTAGAATGTAGACAGCAAATCTCTGAGCAGTGTGAATTGCTGAAGAGAGAGCAGGAAGAGAGACTACAAG AGCTCCAGAAAACACATGACCAGGAGAAGCTGCTCCTGAAAGAATCCTATGAAAAGTCCCAGTCATCTTTACAG GAGATGATTGACAGATTGAGTTCCCAGATGGCATCCTTCCAAGAGAAAATGAAACGGGTAGAGGAGTCAATCCTGAGTAGAGACTTTAAGAAGCACATCCAG GCTTATGGGAGCCCCAGCCAGTTCTGGGAACAGGAACTAGAGAGTCTTCATTTTGTCATTGAGATGAAAAATGAACGCATCCACAACTTGGACAAAAAGCTACTAAACCTAGAAACAGTG ATGGAGAGAAACTTGTTGCTTGAGGAGAAAGTTAAAACTCTTCAGCAAGAGAATGAAGATCTCCAGGAACGGATGCAGAACCACCTGGCAGTGGCAAG GCAACTTTCTGATGAGCTCATCACTATTCGTGAGGCCATGGAGAAGGAGTCACAGCTGAAAGAGCAAGCCTACCGGGAAAAGGAAGAGTTGCTGTACAGAGTGCTTAGTGGTGATACTTCCCATACGTTCTCTATTTCCACCGAGGCACCGCTCATCGCTACATAG